The Anopheles coustani unplaced genomic scaffold, idAnoCousDA_361_x.2 scaffold_22_ctg1, whole genome shotgun sequence genome has a segment encoding these proteins:
- the LOC131271268 gene encoding uncharacterized protein LOC131271268 — MESSRFTKDQMEKLVQIMEQNPEVAKGICSNPSAFWGEVCKELNPLGPSKDKTGWRKAWADKKSNVKKKYTQMVQERNKTGGGIAASCTFTEIEERILNVTNIKTNAEGVEDTICIGVPVGHQKGDQQLAQDFHLEELPPRQDLQHQNQPIISSAEEELQHQNQEGSQAADNQQKVQRPSVPKSKTNFQEVIVNQNAEIVNQLTELVGAIKMFVEGSLNFQQEILSHLKKNN; from the exons ATGGAAAGTTCACGCTTTACTAAGGACCAGATGGAGAAACTGGTCCAAATTATGGAGCAAAATCCCGAAGTAGCGAAAGGGATTTGCTCCAATCCGTCTGCGTTCTGGGGAGAAGTCTGCAAAGAGTTAAATCCTTTGGGCCCTTCAAAAGATAAAACAGGATGGAGAAAG GCATGGGCCGACAAAAAATCCAATGTTAAGAAAAAGTACACTCAGATGGTACAAGAACGGAATAAAACCGGAGGTGGTATCGCGGCATCTTGTACTTTTACCGAGATTGAGGAAAGAATCCTTAATGTAACCAATATTAAAACCAATGCGGAAGGTGTAGAGGATACCATTTGCATTGGAGTTCCAGTGGGACATCAGAAAGGCGATCAGCAGCTGGCACAGGATTTTCATCTAGAGGAGCTTCCACCTCGTCAAGATCTTCAGCATCAAAATCAACCAATCATCTCTTCAGCAGAAGAGGAGCTTCAGCATCAAAATCAAGAAGGATCACAAGCAGCAGACAACCAGCAGAAAGTTCAGCGTCCATCAGTACCAAAGAGTAAGACTAACTTTCAAGAAGTTATTGTGAACCAAAACGCTGAAATCGTAAACCAACTCACAGAACTAGTTGGTGCCATTAAAATGTTTGTAGAAGGTAGCTTGAATTTTCAGCAGGAAATATTAagtcacttgaaaaaaaataattaa
- the LOC131271269 gene encoding putative nuclease HARBI1 yields MISSTFFINDVEADAIDLAKHRRKLRKEINPLHLSEIAFRKNFRISKKLFIQIRDKIAPNIGPHHPRGLSVSEKLAATLKFLAQGSYQLGVGNDFTVPMAQSTFSETLNETLRTLEQHLKPYITLEMSDREKEEARRFFYDKSGIPGITMAVDGTHIRIVAPKENPVMYFNRKGFYSLNALMICDNNSIIRYVNARYGGSNHDAFILNSSPAMDYFDAQWRNGERLSKLLG; encoded by the exons ATGATTTCTTCGACGTTTTTTATAAACGATGTTGAAGCGGATGCAATCGACCTGGCGAAACATCGTAGGAAATTACGGAAGGAAATTAATCCTTTGCATTTGTCGGAGATAGC TTTTAGGAAAAATTTCCGTATCAGCAAGAAGCTGTTCATTCAAATCCGAGACAAAATTGCACCCAACATCGGTCCACACCACCCTCGGGGACTTTCTGTAAGCGAAAAGCTTGCAGCAACGCTAAAGTTTTTAGCCCAGGGGTCGTATCAACTTGGAGTGGGAAATGATTTCACCGTGCCGATGGCTCAATCTACATTTTCCGAAACGTTGAACGAAACATTACGGACGTTGGAGCAGCATCTCAAACCATATATCACCCTGGAAATGAGTGACAGGGAAAAGGAAGAGGCTCGTAGATTTTTCTATGATAAGTCGGGTATTCCTGGGATAACGATGGCTGTGGACGGCACACACATTAGAATCGTTGCTCCAAAGGAAAATCCAGTCATGTACTTTAATAGAAAGGGGTTTTACAGCCTCAATGCTTTAATG ATTTGTGACAATAACAGCATAATCCGATATGTAAACGCACGTTATGGTGGATCAAACCACGATGCCTTTATTTTGAATTCCAGTCCTGCTATGGATTATTTTGACGCCCAGTGGAGAAATGGCGAAAGGCTTTCTAAACTACTTGGTTAG